The following nucleotide sequence is from Synechococcus sp. KORDI-52.
GGCGCGCACCTGGGGTGACGCCAACCTCAAGCAGGGGGACGAAATTCTCCTCACGGTGATGGAGCACCACAGCAACCTGGTGCCCTGGCAGCTGTTGGCGCAGCGCACCGGCTGCGTGCTGCGCCATGTGGGCATCACCGAATCCGGTGAGCTGGATCTGGAGGATTTCCGGGCCCAGCTCAACGAGCGCACACGGTTGGTGAGCCTGGTGCACATCAGCAATTCCCTCGGTTGCTGCAATCCCCTGGATCAAGTGATCCCCGCGGCCCATGCCGTTGGTGCCTGCGTGCTCGTGGATGCCTGCCAAAGCCTGGCCCACAAGCCGATTGATGTGGTGGCCCTGGATGCCGACTTTCTTGTCGGCTCTTCCCACAAGCTCTGTGGTCCCACCGGCATGGGATTCCTCTGGGCGCGGGAGTCGCTGCTGGAGGCGATGCCTCCCTTCCTGGGCGGCGGGGAGATGATTCAGGACGTTTTTCTGGACCACAGCACCTGGGCGGTGTTGCCCCATAAGTTTGAAGCGGGCACCCCTGCCATTGGTGAGGCGGTGGGCATGGGGGCTGCGATTCGCTATCTGCAGATGGTGGGTCTGGAGGCCATTCAGGCCTGGGAGGCGCAGCTCACCAGGCATCTGTTCAACCGGCTGCAGGCGATTGATGGCGTGCGTTTGCTCGGGCCCACGCCGGATCAGCAGCCCGAACGCGGTGCGCTGGCCACATTCCTGGTGGATGGCGTGCATGCCAACGACATTGCCGCTCTGATCGATGCGTCTGGGATCTGCATCC
It contains:
- a CDS encoding SufS family cysteine desulfurase, translating into MTIAAEARSSADFVDLSTRYRADFPILEQRAPDGRPLIYLDHAATSQKPRQVLEALQHYYSCDNANVHRGAHQLSARATDAFEAARTTTAAFVGAASSREIVFTRNASEAINLVARTWGDANLKQGDEILLTVMEHHSNLVPWQLLAQRTGCVLRHVGITESGELDLEDFRAQLNERTRLVSLVHISNSLGCCNPLDQVIPAAHAVGACVLVDACQSLAHKPIDVVALDADFLVGSSHKLCGPTGMGFLWARESLLEAMPPFLGGGEMIQDVFLDHSTWAVLPHKFEAGTPAIGEAVGMGAAIRYLQMVGLEAIQAWEAQLTRHLFNRLQAIDGVRLLGPTPDQQPERGALATFLVDGVHANDIAALIDASGICIRSGHHCCQPLHRLYDVTASARASLSFTSTFEEIDRFSDELASTVAFLHEHS